The DNA region GACCGCCAGGCCCGTGCAGAACAGCCCTCCGGCCCCGAGGCCATCGAAAAGCAGCATGCCCGCGGCAAGAACACGGCCCGCGAGCGCATCGACCTCCTGCTCGACGAAGACTCATTTGTCGAATTCGACGCTCTGGCAGTACACCGCTCCACCGCCTTCGGCATGGAAAAGAAGAAGCCCCTCGGCGACGGACTGGTCTCCGGCTACGGGACCGTGGATGGCCGGCCGGTGGCCGTTTACAGCCAGGACTTCTCCGTCTATGGCGGATCCCTAAGCCAGGTTAACGGTGAGAAGATCGTCAAGGTCCAGGAATTCGCCCTGCGAAACGGCTGTCCTGTGGTGGGGATCCTCGACGGCGGCGGCGCCCGCATCCAGGAAGGCGTCGCCTCACTGGCCATGTTCGCGGACATTTTCCGGAACAACGTCCATGCCTCCGGCGTGGTGCCGCAAATCTCGCTGATCATGGGCCCGTCCGCCGGCGGCGCGGCATACTCCCCGGCACTCACGGACTATGTGGTGATGGTGGACAAGACCTCTCACATGTTCATCACCGGCCCTGACGTCATCAAGACGGTCACGGGCGAAGACGTGGACATGGAAACCCTGGGCGGCGCCCGCCAGCACAACGCCACCACGGGTACGTCAACCTACCTGGCCTCAGACGAGGCGGATGCCATCGAGTTTGTCCGCGAGCTGCTGGACTTCCTGCCGTCCAACAACCTCTCCGAGGCGCCGGTACTGGAACACCAGCAGGAGCTGGAAGTCGACGACGACGATCTGGCCCTGGACACGCTAATCCCTGACTCCGCGAACCAGCCGTACGACATGCGCACTGTCATTGAGCAGATGGTGGACGATGCGCATTTCCTGGAGATGCAGGCGCTGTACGCCCCGAACGTGATGATCGGCTACGGCCGGGTTGAAGGGCACACGGTAGGGATCGTGGCCAACCAGCCGCTGCAGTTCGCCGGGACGCTGGACATCGCCGCCTCGGAAAAGGCCGCCCGCTTTGTCCGGCACTGCGATGCGTTCAACATTCCCATCATCACGCTGGTTGACGTTCCCGGTTTCCTGCCGGGCAAGGACCAGGAGTTCCAGGGCATCATCCGCCGTGGCGCCAAGCTCCTGTACGCCTACGCGGAGGCCACGGTTCCCAAGCTGACGGTCATCACACGGAAAGCCTACGGTGGTGCGTACATCGTGATGGGCTCCAAGAAACTCGGCGCGGACCTGAACCTTGCCTGGCCCACGGCGCAGATTGGCGTGATGGGTGCGCAGGGCGCCGTCAATATCCTCTACCGCCGCGACCTGGCCTCCGTTGCCGAGGCCGGCGGGAACGTGGAGGAACGGCGGGCCGAGGTCATCCGGCAGTACGAGGAGGAACTCCTGAACCCTTATCAGGCCGCCCAGCTGGGATATGTGGATGCTGTCATTGCACCGTCCGAAACCCGGCCACAGATCATCAAAGGCCTGAGGGCGCTGCGGGACAAGCGGGCCAGCCTGCCCACCAAAAAACACGGGAACATCCCGCTGTGAGCGAACTGGACAGCGACCTGAACCCGCCAAACCCGCCAGCCGCACCATTGTTTTCGGTGGTGAAAGGGCAGCCGTCGGCCGAGGAGCTCGCGGCCCTGACCGCCGTCGTGCTTTCCCTCGCTGGTGCGGAAACCGCGGACACCCGCAAGCCCACCGTCCGCCATTGGGTGCGCCGGCAGCAGCTCAGGCTGGCACCCACACCGGGACCCGGCGCGTGGAAGCGGAGCCGGGGCTAAGGGCCCTGCAAGGATTCCATAACCACATCGGCGCCGTTAGTCTCGTGGAGTGACTACCGAACCTGCACCCCTCGCCCGACCAAAATCTGCCATCGATGCCGTGGCGGATGAGTACACAGACACCCTCATCCGGCTGAATCCCTCGTTTGCCACCACGCTTGGCCTGCCGGGACATGAGAGCGAATACCCGGACTACTCCCCTGCCGGAATCGCGGAATTCGCCCAAGCAGCCCGAACGGCACTGGCGGCCCTGGACGGTTTGGAACTCCAGGACGACGTCGACGCAGTAACGCTCGACGCCATGCGGGAGCGGTTGGGCCTCCAGCTGGAAATCCACGAGTCCGGCTGGGACGAAGCCGAACTGAACAACATCGCCTCACCGGCGCAGGACATCCGCGCCATCTTCGACCTCATGCCCACGGAGACCAGCCGGCACTGGGAGCATATTGCGGGGCGTGCCCTCAACGTTCCGGGCGCAATCAGCGGCTACATCGACTCGCTGCGGCAGGCCCGGGATTCCGGCCGGGTTTCGGCGGCACGCCAGGTATCCATCGTCATTGAGCAGGCCACCAAATACGCCGCCGGGGACGGATTCTTCGCCAAGCTGGCCTCAGGCGCGAAAGCCGCCACCGGTTCCCTTGACGGGGCCGTACAGGAAAAGCTCGACGCCGGTGCTGCCGCCGCCCGGAGTGCCTACACGGAGCTCGCAGAGTTCCTTCGCACTGAGCTGCTGCCCTCTGCCCCGCAGAAGGACGCTGTGGGCAGGGAACGCTATTCCCTCGCCTCACGCTCCTTCCTGGGGGCTACCGTGGACCTGGAAGAGACTTACGCCTGGGGCGTCCAGGAACTGGACCGCCTGATTGCCGAGCAGGAACAGGTGGCTGCCACCATCAAGGCCGGTGCCAGCATTGCGGAAGCAAAGGAAATCCTCAACAACGATCCTGCCCGCCAGCTCAAGGGCACCGAGGCCCTCAAAGCCTGGATGCAGGAGCTCTCGGACAGGGCTGTTGCAGATCTGGCCGGGGTGCACTTTGAGATCCCTGACGTTATGAAAAAGCTGGAATGCCTGATTGCCCCCACAGACGAGGGCGGCATCTACTACACCGGCCCCTCCGACGACTTCAGCCGTCCCGGCCGGATGTGGTGGTCCGTTCCTGCCGGCGAGGACACCTTCACCACCTGGGCCGAAACCACCACGGTTTTCCATGAAGGCGTCCCGGGCCACCACCTCCAGGTAGCCACGGCAACCTACCGGCGGGAATTGCTCAACAACTGGCGGCGCAACGTCTGCTGGACCTCCGGCCACGGGGAAGGCTGGGCACTGTACGCAGAGAAGCTCATGCAGGAACTCGGTTACCTGTCAGACCCGGGCGACCACATGGGCATGCTGGACATGCAGCGCATGCGCGCCGCCCGCGTGGTCTTCGACATCGGCTTCCACCTTGAACTCGCGGTCCCGGAACGCTGGGGCTCCGGAGCCTGGACAGCAGAGAACGGCTACGAATTCCTGAAGGAGAACCTGCCCATCAGTGAGGGCCAGCTTAATTTCGAGTTCACCCGCTATCTCGGTTGGCCTGGCCAGGCGCCCTCCTACAAGGTGGGCCAGCGCCTCTGGGAACAAATCCGCGCCGAACTCGAAACCCGGCCGGGCTTTGACCTGAAAACCTTCCACACCGAGGCTCTGAACATCGGCTCCGTCGGGCTCGACACCCTCCGGCGTGCCCTGCTTTCGTAAATCCGGATGTCCGACCGGGAGGGCAGACACCCTCGGCGTGCTGCTCCTTCGTCGCTTTGACGCACGCTGCCGGGTGCCTCCCCTCCCGGTCGTCGGCGGCGAGACTTTTGCCACACCCGGCCCGGGAATTACTTCACAATTAGTTGCTCCGACGCCGGATTTACGGGGATTTTCCGTTATCCAGGACCAGATCGCGGCGCAACATTTCTCAACGTGCGTTCGTGGTGGTACGTGAGTGACGCCTAGCGTATTCGGGTGAGCACTCAAACCCGCACCCCCGATTCCGCAGGAAAGACCGGCTTCCAGCTGCCCAAGTGGGCTGGCTCGTTCGGCTTCCAGATCATCGCCGCCCTCATCGTTGGCCTGGGCCTCGGCCTGCTGGCCAAGTACACCGGCAGTACCAAAGCCAGCCCCAATGGCCTTGGCGCCACGCTGCAGACCATTGGCTCCAGCTACGTGTCGCTGCTGCAGACCGCCGTGGTGCCGCTGATCTTTACCGCGGTGGTCAGCTCCATCTCCAACCTGCGGCAGGTTTCCAACGCCGCCAAGCTGGCATGGACCACCCTGCTCTGGTTCGCCATCACCTCACTGATCGCCGTGCTCATCGGCATCGGGCTGGGTGTCCTCCTGCAGCCTGGCGCCAATACGGGGATCACTGAGGAAGCCACGTACTCGGGCAAGTCCGGTGACTGGTGGTCCTTCCTGGTAGGGCTGTTCCCCAAGAACTTCCTGGGCCTCGGCGCCAACACCACAATCACCGAAGGCGTAGCCACCACATCCGTCAGCTTTAATGTGCTCCAGATCCTGGTGATCGCCATCGCCGTGGGCGTTGCCGCGCTTAAGGTAGGGAAGGCAGCAGAGCCGTTCCTGGCTCTCAATGCCTCGGCCCTCGCCGTCATCCAGAAGGTCCTTTGGTGGATCATCCGGATCGCTCCGCTGGGCACTGTTGGCCTTATCGGCAACGCCGTAGCCGTCTACGGGTGGGACACCATCGGCTCACTCGGGAAGTTCACCTTCGCCATTTACGTCGGCCTGGCTCTTGTACTCTTCGTCGTCTACCCGGTCCTCGTCCGCAGCCACGGCCTCTCCGTGAAGCAGTACTTCTCCGGCGTGTGGCCCGCCGTGCAGCTGGCGTTTGTCTCACGCTCCTCCATCGGCACCCTCCCGCTGACCCAGCGGGTGGCCGAGCGCAGCCTGGGCGTGCCCCGCGCGTACGCTTCCTTCGCCGTGCCACTGGGCGCCACCACGAAAATGGACGGGTGCGCCGCGATCTACCCCGCCGTCTCGGCCATCTTCGTGGCCCAGTTCTTCGGCATCCAGCTGGACTTCAGCCAGTACCTGTTGATCGCACTGGTATCTGTTCTCGGTTCGGCCGCAACGGCAGGTACCACCGGTGCCGTGGTCATGCTCACGCTGACCCTCTCCACGCTGGGACTGCCCCTGGCCGGCGTCGGACTTCTGCTGGCGATCGACCCCATCCTGGATATGGGCCGCACCGCCGTGAACGTCGCAGGCCAGGCGCTGGTTCCGACAATCGTGGCGAAGCGCCAGGGCCTCCTGGACGAGGCACTCTACAACGCGCCCCGCAACGGGGCTCCCTTTGTGGACGACGACGCCGACTCCGCCGCCACTGATCCCTCCGCGGCATCGGCTCACGCAGCCAGCCGCGAACTGGAAGACGCAAAATCCTAGCCTACGGCGAATGCCCTCACCGTGACTGCGACAGCAGCACTGAAGAAGTCCCCGGGTTCTCCCGGGGACTTCTTTTTGTGGGGGCGTCCCGACGACGGCCGTGCGCCTGAGCTAGCGGCCGCCTCCTCCGATCACGCCGGCCTCGACTGCTTTGGTCACAGCGTCCGCTTCGGCCTGGGTGAGTGTGCCGTCGGTGACGGCCTTGTCCAGCCTGGTCTTGAGCGCTGCAGCTTTTTCGGCCTGGGCCTCACTGCGGAGTTCCGCAAGGGCCGTGGTGACCTTGGATTCGTCGATGCCCAGCGCCTGCGCGAGGGACTTGGCGAGGGCCGCATCCCTGGTAGCGGCGTCCGGCTTCCCGCCCTCAGCTGGCGGAGTAGTGGGCCTGTTGGCTTCACGGAACGCCTTCAGCGCGTCCGTCACCTTGGCCTCGTCCACGCCGAGCTTGGCGGCCAAGGCGGAGGCCTGCGCGACGCCGCGCTCACCGCCCCGGCCGCCGTGCCTGCCCTTACCCTCGGTGGGAGCCGTGCTGGCGCCTCCGTCAGCGGAAGTACCGGAGCTGGCGCTGGGTGTGGGGGTCGGCGTCGTGGTTGCGGAGGCCATGCCAGCCACTCCGATCCCGGCGCCAAGGGCAAGCGCCGTTGCCGAAAGGCCAAGGGTGATTCTCTTAGTACCTGACATCTTCTTTATCTCCTGGATCTGCCGTGCAGCGACGGCTGCTCATGGTGATTCGCCTCT from Arthrobacter pascens includes:
- a CDS encoding acyl-CoA carboxylase subunit beta; protein product: MSHDLTTTAGKIADFRDRQARAEQPSGPEAIEKQHARGKNTARERIDLLLDEDSFVEFDALAVHRSTAFGMEKKKPLGDGLVSGYGTVDGRPVAVYSQDFSVYGGSLSQVNGEKIVKVQEFALRNGCPVVGILDGGGARIQEGVASLAMFADIFRNNVHASGVVPQISLIMGPSAGGAAYSPALTDYVVMVDKTSHMFITGPDVIKTVTGEDVDMETLGGARQHNATTGTSTYLASDEADAIEFVRELLDFLPSNNLSEAPVLEHQQELEVDDDDLALDTLIPDSANQPYDMRTVIEQMVDDAHFLEMQALYAPNVMIGYGRVEGHTVGIVANQPLQFAGTLDIAASEKAARFVRHCDAFNIPIITLVDVPGFLPGKDQEFQGIIRRGAKLLYAYAEATVPKLTVITRKAYGGAYIVMGSKKLGADLNLAWPTAQIGVMGAQGAVNILYRRDLASVAEAGGNVEERRAEVIRQYEEELLNPYQAAQLGYVDAVIAPSETRPQIIKGLRALRDKRASLPTKKHGNIPL
- a CDS encoding acyl-CoA carboxylase subunit epsilon produces the protein MSELDSDLNPPNPPAAPLFSVVKGQPSAEELAALTAVVLSLAGAETADTRKPTVRHWVRRQQLRLAPTPGPGAWKRSRG
- a CDS encoding DUF885 domain-containing protein; this translates as MTTEPAPLARPKSAIDAVADEYTDTLIRLNPSFATTLGLPGHESEYPDYSPAGIAEFAQAARTALAALDGLELQDDVDAVTLDAMRERLGLQLEIHESGWDEAELNNIASPAQDIRAIFDLMPTETSRHWEHIAGRALNVPGAISGYIDSLRQARDSGRVSAARQVSIVIEQATKYAAGDGFFAKLASGAKAATGSLDGAVQEKLDAGAAAARSAYTELAEFLRTELLPSAPQKDAVGRERYSLASRSFLGATVDLEETYAWGVQELDRLIAEQEQVAATIKAGASIAEAKEILNNDPARQLKGTEALKAWMQELSDRAVADLAGVHFEIPDVMKKLECLIAPTDEGGIYYTGPSDDFSRPGRMWWSVPAGEDTFTTWAETTTVFHEGVPGHHLQVATATYRRELLNNWRRNVCWTSGHGEGWALYAEKLMQELGYLSDPGDHMGMLDMQRMRAARVVFDIGFHLELAVPERWGSGAWTAENGYEFLKENLPISEGQLNFEFTRYLGWPGQAPSYKVGQRLWEQIRAELETRPGFDLKTFHTEALNIGSVGLDTLRRALLS
- a CDS encoding dicarboxylate/amino acid:cation symporter, producing MSTQTRTPDSAGKTGFQLPKWAGSFGFQIIAALIVGLGLGLLAKYTGSTKASPNGLGATLQTIGSSYVSLLQTAVVPLIFTAVVSSISNLRQVSNAAKLAWTTLLWFAITSLIAVLIGIGLGVLLQPGANTGITEEATYSGKSGDWWSFLVGLFPKNFLGLGANTTITEGVATTSVSFNVLQILVIAIAVGVAALKVGKAAEPFLALNASALAVIQKVLWWIIRIAPLGTVGLIGNAVAVYGWDTIGSLGKFTFAIYVGLALVLFVVYPVLVRSHGLSVKQYFSGVWPAVQLAFVSRSSIGTLPLTQRVAERSLGVPRAYASFAVPLGATTKMDGCAAIYPAVSAIFVAQFFGIQLDFSQYLLIALVSVLGSAATAGTTGAVVMLTLTLSTLGLPLAGVGLLLAIDPILDMGRTAVNVAGQALVPTIVAKRQGLLDEALYNAPRNGAPFVDDDADSAATDPSAASAHAASRELEDAKS